The Nitrososphaera sp. genomic interval ACCACATCGGCGGATCAGTCCCTGCTAAGTTCGCTAACGGGCACGGCCGGCTCACCTCCCAACGCACAAGATCAACCGGCGATAAACTCGTATATAGTGCAAAAATTTCACGAAGGTGAGGCTTCCGGTTCTGCAGGCGCAAGACACTCGCTGAACTAGCCTGTTGATGTTTTGACAATTAAATCCGTGGCCCCCCTCCCCCCAGGGTGCTTCATGCCTTATTACATGCCCGTTTCAGATAACTAGCAACCCCGCAGGCGCTTGATGTAGCCAACGCATTCTGATTGTTCAGGCCGCGGGGGTCCTCCCCCATTCCCGACAGGAATTGGAATGTCAACTCAAGCTCGATGTGCAAAAACTTGTCTATGTTAGATTGTAACCAAAGCAATACATAATACGTCTGACTCGAATCATGTGCAGCCGATGGCCCTGCTCGAACTCTTGCAGCCGCTCGTTACGGCGATCACTTCTTGGATATCAAGCCTCGGGTATATCGGGATCTTTGGGCTGATGGTACTTGAAAGCGCCCTCATTCCGATTCCAAGCGAAATTATAATGCCGTTTTCAGGTTACCTTGCTTCCACCGGCAGGTTCGAGCCCTGGGCAGTGGTGCTTGCCGGTACCCTTGGCAATCTTGTCGGGTCTGTCCTTACATACTACCTGGGATTAAAAGCGGGGAGGGCATTGATCCTGAGGTACGGGAGGTATGTGCTTTTCCGCGAGTCGCACCTCCGAACCGTCGAAGGCTGGTTTTCAAAGTACGGTGACAGGACTGCCTTCATTGGTAGGCTGTTGCCGGGTGTGCGAACCTATGTCTCGCTGCCGGCAGGAATTGGTGAAATGAGGATAGGCCGGTTTGTGGTATACACTTTTGTCGGCTCGCTTATCTGGAATTCGATGCTGACTTTTGTCGGCATGCAGCTTGGTGAAAACTGGAAGAATATTGACAAGTATTCAATCTACCTTGACCTGGCCGCGGCTGCAGCAGTTCTGGGCTTTGTCATATGGTTTGTCAGGGCGAGCAGAAGCTCCGGAAAAGACCCTAAGGCTCGACAACCGTCAAAGGAAAAAAGTCAGAATTAAAAAGAGAGGATATGCCGCCCGCCTGTCAAGGAGGGCAGAATATTTTCCTGCGTTCTAGTTCCTAGCCACTAGATGCACCTGTTTCTTCTGCGACCGTGGTTCTTATGAGGTGGTAGTCAAACAGCGAGTGGCTTCCTGCCAACTTTAGATCAAAGGTCTGCACGCCGGACCAGCCAGAGCTAATTACCATGCTGCCATCCAGGTGTGACGCCGGGTTCTTTATCGAGTGCGAGGCCACTGAGAGCAGGGTGATGTTCTGGGTCACAGGGCTGTTGTCAATCGCCGTTTCGGTTCCGTTTGTATTAGAAGCAGACACATGGGCGAGAGTTAAAGACACGGTGTCCGCCGACTTTTCAACGACTCCCAGCACCTTCACTCCGGGGACCAGACTGTAGCTCTGCTCCGTAAGGCCTCTCCATCTCAGGTTTCGTTCCGCTCTGTCCTCCATGGCCATCAGTCTCTTTATCTTGGCGTCAACGTTTGGTTTTGCATTCCCGCCTGTGGCTGCACCGGTTGTGCTCGTGCTGTTGTTCGTATTGTTTGCATTCTGCTGCTGGGCAAATGCCTGCCCCGTGCTAAGAGACGCGGCGGCAATTGAACCCAATACGGCGGCGACTATTACTGCTGCCAGCGTCGCCTTTCGTGCGTTCCATGTTTTGTTTGCTGACATTTTTTGTCGGCAACAGTAAGCTGCCTGCAGATTTAAGAAATTGCGAAACCTTGGAAACTAACATGGTTAATGGAGTTCGGCTCTATGTCGCCAAAGATTGCATGTAATTATCGTGACACCAGGAGACTCTTGCCGCAGTAGGGAAATCGTGCCCCGAGCGGTGCACCTATACAGGTTATCTCAATAGCTTGTATGTGCCGTATGCCATCCTAAGCGCAGGGTGGGCATGAGCGATGGATTCCGCAAGAATTCCCGCACGCTGCCGCACAAACTCGACGATACTGTCAAAAGTACCGAGGCTGCGCTGAAGGGCAGCAAGGCCAGCAGGCGTTATTATGAAATAGGTTCTCCTGATAATCCTCATGCGCCGCCTGTGGACGGTATCCACGTAGCCGTACAGCATAAGGTCATTGAGGATGGAAGAAAGAGCATACTGGTCCACTTCGACTAATTTTGACAACCGCTTCTCGGTTCTGGCCTGTTTTTTTAAAATTTTCAAGATGCGGAGCTGCAGTGCGTCAAGAGGCATTGTATTGTCCAGCTCAATCTCTCGATAGCTCAACGAGTCTTTAATCGCGCTCCTTGCTTATGACTATTTGCCATAGTTGCGGTTTGATCGGCCGGGCGATGATGTTTTGTCGAGTCTATGCTTCCGCTGCAAACTCGCTTTCGCGGGCGGCCAAGTCGTGGGAATTTTCAGGGTGAAGTATTGCAAGAGCATGCTCCAAGCCGCAGCATGAGCACTGGGACTCGATGCACGAAGTCCTGGAATCATGGGAGCATCCGCTGCAAGTGCAGTGATACACTCCGGAATTCGGGGTCTTTGAATTTTCTAGCATTGCCGTTGACAAACCAAGTGGTAAGTTGTCTGGAACGGATTTTAAGCTAATGTAGAATATTTCTTACTAAAATAATCAGTATTTTTTTACCTAACTTAGGCCGACCGTATGCGCCTGCAATACGGGCAAAGCGGTGGACGGGTCCCCGAAGAAGCACCAAAGTTTTCACAACGCTTTAGCCAGATAATGAGCTGTAGCTCTAGCTCCAGCTAACCCTTAGCTTTTATTTCTTAGCTGGCATTAAATTCATTATCGAGCTCAAGGTAAGCTGGATGGCGGGTTCGGCTCGGAGCCTTTGGAAGGGCAGCATTTCTTTCGGACTAGTCAATATACCGGTCAACCTATATTCCGCCACAGAGGACAGGAGTTTTTCCTTTAACCAGCTGTGCAAGAACGGCCACAGGATCCAGTACAAGCGCTGGTGTCCTGTAGAGAACAGGGAGGTCCCCTACGACGAAATAAGAAAAGGGTACGAGGTTTCTAAGGACAATTACGTGCTGATAGACAAGGCGGACTTGAGGGCCGTCAGGGTCGAAAGCACCAAGACAATCGATATCCGTGAGTTTATTGACATGGAGGAGCTGGACCCGATTTTTGTTGAAAAGAGCTATTACGTCGGCCCCGACTCTAGGAAGGGAGTCGAGAAGGCCTATTCTCTGCTCGTCAGCATTCTGGGGAACACGAAAAAGGCGGGAATAGGCAAGGTCGTCCTGCGCGACAGGGAGCAGATAGTTGCGCTGAGGGCTTACCAGCGTGGAATTGTAATGCATGTGCTTCATTACATTGACGAGATACGGCCCATCGACGAAATAAAGGGCATCGGTGAGGCGGCAAGCGAAAGGACAAAGACTGACGACAAGGAGATGCAGCTTGGCAGGACCCTCGTTGAGCAGCTCGCAGCAAACGGGTTCGATGCGAGCCAGTATACCGACGTATATAGTAAAGAGATTCAAAAACTCATTGAGGCAAAAGCCAAGGGCAGACAGGTCTTGGTCGCTCCCGAAGGTGAAGGCCGGCTTTCTCCTACCCCAGACTTGCTAGAGGCGCTAAAGGCGAGCATAAAAAAGACGTCGTCCGGCAGGGGCAAAAAATAGCGATTTCAGGCACCTGACTCCCTCAGGCGACGTCTGACGTCCCGACTAGCAGCCCGTAAAGATCCTGCCTGTGATCGAAAATATCGCGCCAGGGGTCTCCATAATTTTTCAGATAGTCCGGTGCCGTCAGAATGGTATAGTCTGTCGGAAGTCTTTCTTCGAGCCGGTTCCATGCCAGAGGCATAGATACCGTCGCATCTGCAGTGGGCCTGACGGACAGGACCGACGCGACCGTCTTGCCGCGCGCATTCTGGTTGTAGTCAAAGAACACCTTTTCCTTTCTTTCCGACACGTTCCATTGCATGGTCATTCCCCGGGTTCCGTTCGCCAAAAGCATTCTCCCGATCACCTCGGCAAAGCGCCTAGTCTGCTCAAAGGTATAGGACCGGACAACAGGGATGAATATGTGGAGTCCCGTTTTGCCGCTGGTCTTTACGTACGACACGATATGGAGGCTGTCGAGAAGCTCCTTCAGATCCAAGGCCACGTCAACCGTCGCCATGTAAGCCTTCTTGTTGTACTCGGGTTCCTGACCTGCACGCTCCTTGCCCGAATAGATGTAAGGGTCGAGGTCAAAAACGATAAAGTCCGGACTTGCGAGCCCGCACTTGGACTCGTCCAGCATTCCATCATCTGCCGCACCTTCCCGCTTTGCTGCTGCGTGGCTGGCACACGCAGACCTGTCAGAAACGTGGCTGTACCATGGATGCATTTCGATGCACCCAAGGTTTGCTAGCCAGAGAAGCGTGTCCACGTTATTGCATAAGATGTAGTTGATAACGTCTCCCCGCGAGTCAGAATAGACTGTCATGGAATCCACGAATTCCGGCCTTGACTGGTTCCAGTTCTTGTGAAAAAAGGACTTGCCATTAATCCCGTCTGGGTACCTCTTTAGGGAAAGAGGCCTGTCGCGGAGGTGAGGCAGAATATGCGTTGCGACGCTCTGGTAGTAGTCTATTAGGTCTTTTTTTCTAAGGCCCGCCGGATTTCCCGCGCCGGGTGCCTGCGGGAAAAAGACCTTGTTCAAATTGGTAAGATAGGGCGCTGCCCTTCCTTGGGCCGCATTAGCCGGCCGGGAATCTATCGATATTTCCCTTGCATCATCTTTGCTTTCAGCTGCATCCTGAAGGACTTTCTCCAAATCAGCTGGAGAATCAAGCGTGCAATCCCGGGGCTGCTTGTCGTCTCTGAAGCGGAGAAATATTGGCGCTCGCATAATGCCCTCCCTCGTCCAGCCGCTAAATTTTATCTCCGCGATAAGACGCGGTTTAAGCCAGACTGCCTGCCTGTTGACATGAGGAACGTCTCCTATTGGACACGCCTCAACCCTCAGAGCGGACATAACATTGAGCGCTTGTCGAAGCTGCTGCGTTCCAAAGCCGCTGCCGGAATGCCCGACAAAGCGGAATCGATTCAGTTTGCTGTCAAATGCCGCAAGAATAAGCGAGCCGAACAGTCCTTCCCGGTTTCCCTCGCCTTTCGTGTAGCCAATGACCACGCAATCCTGGGTCAAGACACCTTTTATCTTGAGCCAGGCGGAGGAGCGCGCGCCCTGTTCATAGGTGCTCTGTTTTCTTTTTGCAACCAGCCCCTCGAGTCCCTCCTCAACGGCGTTTCGGAAGAGCTGTCTGCCGTCACCTTCAATATAATCAGATATTCTGATAAGCGAATGACCGTTGGATTTGTGCTGAACTACTTTTGAGAGAATTTTACGCCGTTGCACAAAGCCCAGTTTCTGGAGGCTGCGGCCGTCCAGATAGAGGATGTCAAATACGAAATAGGTTGCAGGCAGCTGACGGGAATAGCGCTCGATGTCGCGTTCTGAGTCCAGATTCATCCTACTTTGATGGCTTTGAAAATCCGGTACTCCCCTGTCGTTGAGCACGACTATTTCGCCGTCCAGAACCGCCGAGGAATCGCAGTGGATTGAAGAATCCACTTCGCGTATCAACTCGGGATACCTGGATGTTATCTCCCTCTGGTTTCTGGACTGCAGTCTTACGACGCCCGCATCCTTGTCATAGAAAAGGACCGCCCTCACTCCGTCCCATTTTACCTCAAAGACCCAGTCCTTGCTGTCAAATGGCTGGTCTATTGCAGTCGCCAGCATGGGCCGCACCGAAGACGGAATGCGCGAACCAGGCTTACCGGAGTGCCTACCTTTTGAGCGTGTGCCAGCATTCTGACGCTGATGTGATTTATCGCGCCCGGCGGAGTCCCTTGTGTTGATTGAACCAGTCAGGCTCCCGGCGTCCGAGTCATTTGTATGCGCAAATTTATCTGCTGTTTTCACTATGAGCCACTGATTCTTGGCGCCGTCTGCGGAGCGTTTCATCCTAATCATGGAATACTCCCCCTTGAACCTTTGACCGTGCAGGATGAATCGGACTCTGCCGGTGGCCTGCTGCTTTCGTATCTCATCGCCGAGCGGCTCGTACTGTCCCGTGTCCCAGACAATGACGGTACCTGCCCCATAGTTTCCTTCGGGTATAGTCCCTTCAAAATTGATATAGCTTAGCGGATGGTCTTCAGTTTCGACTGCAAGGCGCTTGTCCTTCGGGTCAAGCGACAATCCCTTGGGTACGGCCCACGACATTAGCGCCCCGTCAGCGGTCTCCAGTCTAAAGTCGTAATGGAGCCTGCTGGCCGAATGCTTTTGAATTACAAAACGGAGAGGCGCTGATTTTTCCCGGAAAAGATTCCTGTCACCGCTGGGCTCCGGAGTATTTGTGAAGTCGCGTTTTTCCTTGTATTCCCTTAACATATCGCTTGGCAGACAGAAGCAAACCGCACGAATTCAAAATTAATGACAGCTATAGATTCTCACTAGCTTTTCCTCGGATTCACCAGAAAATGTGTCGGATATGGAAAGATCCGGCTTGCAAACCGGCAGGCAAAGGACAGAATAATCGCGGATAGGATATTGGTAAAGCATTGAAACGCGGTGGATTTACATGAGACACACCACAGCATTTTTCCACCCCAGATCCTGCTCGCTCATTAAACCGAAATAGATTACCCCTTTGTATATGAGCAAAAGGCTAACCTACCCATAAATACTCAATTTGGACCGATCCGCCGATGCAGAAGAATACGGCATATGTAATAGGCACGATTGCAGTTTTCCTAGCAGTAGCTGCAATGATACCGAAAACAACGACAATGAATGCAATGGCACAACCATCAAACAGCACTGGGGCAAATGTCACGGCCCTTTCCAACGCGGTTTCCAACGCCGTGAATTCGGCACAGAGCAGTAGCAGCAGCTCGCAACCAGTCTGTGGAGAGGTCATCAAGCACAATGTCATGCTGACAGCCAACCTGAACTGCAGCGGCGACGGACTTATCGTCGGAGCCGACGGCGTCACAATCAATCTCAATGGCTTCTTTATCACCGGTCCGGGATCTGGGACCTCAACCAGAGGCATCATAATCCCTAACGTGGGAGATGTCAAAATCATAGGCCCGAGCGTGATTAGCGGCTTTGGAACAGCGATCGACTACACCGGCGGACCTGGCGGAGGAAACGTCACAGCAGTGATCATCTCGAACAATGGCAATGGCATTTCGCTTACTGGAACCAAGGGAGTATTCATCCAGGATGACCTCATAAACCACAACAATGTAGGCGTCTCGTCCCAGTCTAGCAGCGGTGGCAACGTCTCGTCCAACATAATCAATAACAATGCGCAGTCAGGCGTAGTACTTGTAAACACGCAGAACATGGGAGTATCTACGAATAACATCATCGGCGACGGCTCAAGCGGCGTGTTCGTCGACTCTCAGAGTGGCGGGAACAACATCGGATTTAACAACGTGTTTGGCAACAACGTGGACATCAACAACGCAAACGGCCTGCCGCTTAACATCAACAACAACAGCATGCACGACAACAACTGCTTCAACAGCAACCCTGGCGGCTTGTGCATAGGCAGATAAGCAGAGGTCAGAGAATGACTTCTTCCGCCCTTTCTTTTTTTCAGGATGTCCACGGTCTGGGCAAGGCTAGGCACCAATTTTTCCCGACGAGTATTGTTTAGAGGTGGATTTTGTGAGAGACGGATTCAACCACCTTAAAGTAACCGGCATAATCTTGTTGCTTGGAATTTCTCTAGTGCTTCTCGTTCCTGCTTCGGGCATCGTAAGCACCGCGTTTGCGCAATCAAGTTCTCCCGCTACTCCATTCAGCCCGGACATTTTTTCAAAGCAGTTTACCGGGAACCCGCTGTCGCAGCCAAGTAATTCTCAAAACGCGCCACAGGCTCAGCGCCCCGTAAATTCAAGCGCAGCGGCAAATTCAACCGCGGAGCAATCCTCTGCCAAATTGCAGAGTGAAATATTTGCTGCGCAGTCGCTGAACAACGCCCTTGGTCAGCAGTCTGTCAATCAGAGCAAGACTTTGCAGGCAGAGACACAGCAATCAAGTGCCTGTGGACAGAAAATCTTCAAAAACACTACGCTTACGTCAAACATCATTTGCAACGGCAGTGCGTTTATTGCTGCTTCGAACGGGATAACCATCAGCCTGAACGGCTATACAATCACCGGGATGGGAATAACAAAGGACAACCCCTCGAACTCGAAGGGCATAGGGATTACAAACAAGGCAGACGTAAGGATTTTGGGACCCGGTGTAATCAGAGGCTTCGACAAGGGTGTAGCGATTTCCGGCGGCAGGGGCTCTTCCGTGGTCGGGGTCATACTCCAATCAAACAACAACGGAATCGGGCTTTCTTCGACCAACAGCACGGTCCTGTACGGAAATCTAATCATGAACAATAAGGCCGGAATTGCGTCGCAGTCAAGTAATTCGGGAAACATGTCAAGCAACATAGTCACAGGCAACAAGGACAAAGGGATCTCGCTATCCGATTCAAACGGGTTTACGATTGACAACAACGTACTGAATCAAAACGCAAACAACGGCGTAATCCTCGATTCCCAGAGCACAAACAACCAACTTGCACGCAACGCGTTTGTGTCGAACAACATTGACATTAACAATGCATTCGGTCTGCTGCCAAGCGTAAATGACAATTCATTCATCGACAATAACTGCCTGACGAGCAGCCCGACCGGGCTGTGCTTTGGGAGATAATGTGAGCAAAGCAGCTGTCTTTAGACCAGTCAGCAACTTACTGTAATAGTCTTTGCCCTGCCGTCAAGGCAGACCTTGTAGTTATCCAGGATGTCTCTTCCAAGCAATGCTTTAGACGGCGTCTGGTCGGGAAGCTCCAGACACCCAACGTGCATGTTCTCATATAGGTCGCCGAACACCTCAATCGAAACCTCGTAATACGGCATGTCGATTATGCCCGCGCCAGTTACTGTCTGGTCGCTCCCGGCAAATGACAGATTCATTTCTTCGGCAATGCTCGTTGGAATTATGGTCATTGTTGATGCAAAGTCCAGGTGGGCGTCGACTGCAAAAGACTTGTTGCATCCGGCGTCTATAACCTTCATGACCACCAGCGGAAGGTTGTTGGTGTACCTAATTTGAAAGACTTGATCCGATTTCAAGACTTTATACGTCATAGTATACGCGCTAAACGCAAATAACAATGCTTGGGTTTTTGCTGCCCCGGCGCCTCTCGATAAAAGCTGGCAGCATAACTGCTTGGTCACAAGCGTCTTATAGTGCCGTTTGAAACCGGTCGGTATGAAAAAACGCGCGACGATTGCATTTGTCGTTTCCCTCGCAATCGCAATTCCGGTGATGGGGATTTTTCTTTATTACTTGGGTGCCCTGACTGTATCGAGTAACCAAGAAATAGACTCACTGAAGGCTAATCTGAGGCAGAACTGCATGCAGCTGAGGACAGATGTGACCAATCAGACGACTGACCAGATTGCCTCAAGGGAGCATGTCGACCCGGCTCAGCTGAAGGCTGTCATCGATGAGTGCAAGTCCAACGGCTACTGGTTCAATAGCACCACAGGCCTGCTTCAGCGCTAGCCGACCCGTCAGCGCTGCAGAACGTGCTGTGCTCACTCTGCAACTATGCGCACCAAGAAATTCTAAATGCCGTGATGGTGTGGCTTTGATCAGCGCTCCCCCGTTGTTCATAGCAATTTGAGTGAACATCACGAACAGGCCCTTGTGGCTCCAAGTTTTACCGGCTGCAGAATGTCGCAGTCATTGAAGGCTAGACTAACTCAGCGCGGGGAGTGGGATTCGAACCCACGGGTCTTTTCAGACATGGGATTAGCAATCCCACGCCCTACCAGGCTAGGCGACCCCCGCTCCGCAGTTTCAATAAGTGAAGTAGAATAATATCGTTCCGCGAGCAAGAATCAAACCCCTACTGGGTGCTCTCGAGGATCATTTCGTTCCCACACGACCGGCAGCTGCCTTTCGAATAGTCTGCCAGGGCGCCGCACAGACTGCAGATATTTTGCTGGCACCGCGCGCTGATTTCCATTAACATACTAGCTGAACAATTTGGATTTAGAGCGTGCTGCAAATCAGGCACGATTTCTGCCAGCAGAGAAGGAATAGTAAGCGCGGTCCTGCGAGCTTAAGATCATTTCATAATTTTCAGTCCAGTTCGAAATAGTATACATCCGCGGCTATTGCACAACGTCGGCAAGAAAGAATAGGGGCCTAGGCCTTTGCCAGTGTAGTCTCGATGAACTTGACGTATGCCTCTTTCGGAGCAGCGCCCACGGTCCTGCCGACCTCCTTGCCGCCCTTGAAGAGCACAAGCGACGGGATAGACCTGACGCCATATTTCAGTGCGATTTCCTGGTTTTCGTCAACGTTCAGCTTTGCAACCTTTACCTTGCCTGCGAGCATCTTGGAGATTTGCTCGACCGCCGGCCCGACCATGCGGCATGGCCCGCACCATTCTGCCCAGAAATCAACGAAAACCGGCACGTCAGACTTGAGCACTTCGGAGTCCCAAGACTTTGAAGTTACATGAACAAGATTGTTTGAGGCGCTGCGAGATGTACTTTCCATGCAAACGTACTGGGCATAAAGGCTATTTTAATTATTATAGTGCCAGCGACGAATACAGGCAGCGGCCTATCTTCCACGGGTGCCCAGGGTGACGAATTCCGCAAGCAGCTTTATGACGAATGCGATGCCTCCTACGGCAGCAATCCCGAGGATTACAAGCCTGAGGTGCTGGATGTAATCGTCTTTGCTTGTCTTCTTTGCCAGCCTGAGGGTCTGGAATATTTCGGTTACTTTGCGTTCTATCATTGCCAAGGTAGCGTTACGTGGCGAATGGGTGCCACGCTGTATATAAAAATTGGCTTATTGTGCTTTCGATGCATGGGCGCTGTAATTAGGTTCCTTGTCCGTCCGCTGCATCTCGACGAACGTCTCGGTGTTCTGGATCCCTTCAATCTTGCCGACCCTTTCGATGACTACGTTGTGAAGTTCCTCGAGCGTGTGCGCGCTCACGCTTACTATCATGTCAAACCTTCCCGTGACCTCTGAAAGCGACCGGACCTCGGGGATTTTTAATAGTTCAGAGTGAATCGACTCCTTCAGTTTGGGGTCACGATTTATCCCAACCGTCGCCTTGACGTTAATCCCTAGCATGCCTTCATTGACTATCACAGTAAATTTCTTGACCAAACTGCGCTTAGTGAGCCGCTTAATCCTGCTGTAAAGAACAGATGCGTTGATGTTGAGCTTTTTGCTCAACCTCGGTACGGAGACGCTGGCATCTTTTGTCAGCTCGGACAAGATTCGCATGTCGAGATCGTCAAACTTGTGCAATAAATTCAGCCGCCTATCCTAGGCGCATTGCGTTAATAAATGTAATTTTTGTATCTTATCCCGATTTTTTGACCAATCCGGTGAGATTTACGAGCATCGAATTCGAGTTCTGTCAAGATTGTCAGAGCGTGCCGGCAGCAAGTATTAATATAATTTGCCTCTGCGTTACCCTGTAGATGTTTGGCCTTGGCCGCAAGGGGATAAAGGCTGGAGATTACGTTTTTGTCGTACATAAAGACGGCGCGGACGACTTTGGCAGGATAGTGATAGGAAGAGTTCAGTCATCGGAGTCGGGCAACTTACACGTTGTTGGCACGTACATATTCCCCCGCGGTGTCGTCGAGCGGGTAAGGGCGGGCAGGGCGGGCTCGCGCTCGTCGGAAGTCCTGTCAAACCCGGACCCTAACAATTGCATTTTTCTGCTGATAGATCATGTTGAAACCGGCCGATTCAATGACAACGTAAGCGAGTCCAAGTCAAGAGTGGTTTGGATAAACCAGAACCGGTACCTGGTTCTTGACGGCTGGATAAAGGAGAACATGCCGGAGATTTTTGCTTCGGCGCTCACGGCCTCATCAGAGGAGGATCGGAGGCATTCACGGCAGATACTAATCGACAAGATGGACTCACTTTACGAAAAGGACCTCAAGGACCACGTCTACACCGTTGCCAGGCTCACCAAAATCCTCTAGCGTGCAGCAAGGATTAAGTTCGAGCAGCACCAGATAGCAGTTGTGTCTTTTTTTGGAGGCCCATCAGATGCTCCAAGCTATGATAAGAAAAAGTACGAACATCTCACCCTGAGCATCCGACAAACCGTCCTGGAACGAGCACGCAACAGGTGCCAGAAATGCTCCGTCAAGTTCGGCCCAAGCGTGGAGCCAAGGTTCGAGCACATCAACAAATCAAAGAAGGACAACCGGCCGGCTAACCTGCGCGCTCTCTGCCCGCAGTGCTTTGGCGAACTGGAGGCCAAAGAGAAGGGCAAGGGGCTTTTCAGCGGCAAGATCAAGGGCATGTTTGGATCCTGAGATCCAGCTGCATTAACATCTAAATAGCATCGGCAGACTTTTCCCAGTGGTATGGGCGTAATCACGCTTCAGCTCGTATGCGACGACTGCAAAATGGTGGTCCTTGAGAAAACCGGCGAGCAGCACCTTCTTGAAGAAAAGTTTCCCATTACAAAGGAAGAGGAAGCCAAGCTTGCGAAGAACCATCTGGGGCACAATTGCCACATAGAGGCAGTTGAAAAAGGCTAGCGGGAAAACTAAAGTTTCAGGCCAAATGAGTCGGCCATTTCCGAGAACTGGCGATACCTGTAGAGGTACTCCTTGCCCTTCGATGTAATGTGGTAGATGCGCTGTCCGTCCTGCACTTCCTCATTCATCATCCCGGCCTGCATGAGTTTTGAGGCGACGTTTGCGAGCCTCCCGTATGACAAATTGGCCTTGCGTAGCAGCGAGGTAAGGTTCACGCCAGAAATGCCCGATTCGTCTGCAATGCGAAGAACATCCCCAACAATAGTCACGCTGTTGCGGTACACCTCGCCCATCTCAGTGTCTAGGGTTTGCTGGGAGAATAATAAACATTGTGTAATATAGCTCTTCACACAACAACCGCGAATCGACGACTGCTCTAAAAATGAGTGAGAGCTTCGATAACCCGAGACTTTTATAAAGGAATTGACAATTCAGAACCGGTTGTCCGCGCCCTCATCGTGGTACAAAGACTTTGTGGGACTTGGCTACAGGTATCATGATGTCTTTATGAACGTGTTTCCCCTCATGTCGGACAAGAAGGAAGCGCATCGGCTCTGGAAAAAGACGATTGACTGGTGGCCCGACGACAAGATAAAGATGCGCTTTGTGGAGGAAGACGGTTACTACTGGTTCATACTCTATGGGGGTTCTGACTATACGGGCGACAATA includes:
- a CDS encoding DedA family protein, encoding MALLELLQPLVTAITSWISSLGYIGIFGLMVLESALIPIPSEIIMPFSGYLASTGRFEPWAVVLAGTLGNLVGSVLTYYLGLKAGRALILRYGRYVLFRESHLRTVEGWFSKYGDRTAFIGRLLPGVRTYVSLPAGIGEMRIGRFVVYTFVGSLIWNSMLTFVGMQLGENWKNIDKYSIYLDLAAAAAVLGFVIWFVRASRSSGKDPKARQPSKEKSQN
- a CDS encoding Ku protein, which translates into the protein MAGSARSLWKGSISFGLVNIPVNLYSATEDRSFSFNQLCKNGHRIQYKRWCPVENREVPYDEIRKGYEVSKDNYVLIDKADLRAVRVESTKTIDIREFIDMEELDPIFVEKSYYVGPDSRKGVEKAYSLLVSILGNTKKAGIGKVVLRDREQIVALRAYQRGIVMHVLHYIDEIRPIDEIKGIGEAASERTKTDDKEMQLGRTLVEQLAANGFDASQYTDVYSKEIQKLIEAKAKGRQVLVAPEGEGRLSPTPDLLEALKASIKKTSSGRGKK
- the ligD gene encoding non-homologous end-joining DNA ligase; translated protein: MLREYKEKRDFTNTPEPSGDRNLFREKSAPLRFVIQKHSASRLHYDFRLETADGALMSWAVPKGLSLDPKDKRLAVETEDHPLSYINFEGTIPEGNYGAGTVIVWDTGQYEPLGDEIRKQQATGRVRFILHGQRFKGEYSMIRMKRSADGAKNQWLIVKTADKFAHTNDSDAGSLTGSINTRDSAGRDKSHQRQNAGTRSKGRHSGKPGSRIPSSVRPMLATAIDQPFDSKDWVFEVKWDGVRAVLFYDKDAGVVRLQSRNQREITSRYPELIREVDSSIHCDSSAVLDGEIVVLNDRGVPDFQSHQSRMNLDSERDIERYSRQLPATYFVFDILYLDGRSLQKLGFVQRRKILSKVVQHKSNGHSLIRISDYIEGDGRQLFRNAVEEGLEGLVAKRKQSTYEQGARSSAWLKIKGVLTQDCVVIGYTKGEGNREGLFGSLILAAFDSKLNRFRFVGHSGSGFGTQQLRQALNVMSALRVEACPIGDVPHVNRQAVWLKPRLIAEIKFSGWTREGIMRAPIFLRFRDDKQPRDCTLDSPADLEKVLQDAAESKDDAREISIDSRPANAAQGRAAPYLTNLNKVFFPQAPGAGNPAGLRKKDLIDYYQSVATHILPHLRDRPLSLKRYPDGINGKSFFHKNWNQSRPEFVDSMTVYSDSRGDVINYILCNNVDTLLWLANLGCIEMHPWYSHVSDRSACASHAAAKREGAADDGMLDESKCGLASPDFIVFDLDPYIYSGKERAGQEPEYNKKAYMATVDVALDLKELLDSLHIVSYVKTSGKTGLHIFIPVVRSYTFEQTRRFAEVIGRMLLANGTRGMTMQWNVSERKEKVFFDYNQNARGKTVASVLSVRPTADATVSMPLAWNRLEERLPTDYTILTAPDYLKNYGDPWRDIFDHRQDLYGLLVGTSDVA
- a CDS encoding right-handed parallel beta-helix repeat-containing protein: MQKNTAYVIGTIAVFLAVAAMIPKTTTMNAMAQPSNSTGANVTALSNAVSNAVNSAQSSSSSSQPVCGEVIKHNVMLTANLNCSGDGLIVGADGVTINLNGFFITGPGSGTSTRGIIIPNVGDVKIIGPSVISGFGTAIDYTGGPGGGNVTAVIISNNGNGISLTGTKGVFIQDDLINHNNVGVSSQSSSGGNVSSNIINNNAQSGVVLVNTQNMGVSTNNIIGDGSSGVFVDSQSGGNNIGFNNVFGNNVDINNANGLPLNINNNSMHDNNCFNSNPGGLCIGR
- a CDS encoding NosD domain-containing protein, with amino-acid sequence MRDGFNHLKVTGIILLLGISLVLLVPASGIVSTAFAQSSSPATPFSPDIFSKQFTGNPLSQPSNSQNAPQAQRPVNSSAAANSTAEQSSAKLQSEIFAAQSLNNALGQQSVNQSKTLQAETQQSSACGQKIFKNTTLTSNIICNGSAFIAASNGITISLNGYTITGMGITKDNPSNSKGIGITNKADVRILGPGVIRGFDKGVAISGGRGSSVVGVILQSNNNGIGLSSTNSTVLYGNLIMNNKAGIASQSSNSGNMSSNIVTGNKDKGISLSDSNGFTIDNNVLNQNANNGVILDSQSTNNQLARNAFVSNNIDINNAFGLLPSVNDNSFIDNNCLTSSPTGLCFGR
- the trxA gene encoding thioredoxin, producing MESTSRSASNNLVHVTSKSWDSEVLKSDVPVFVDFWAEWCGPCRMVGPAVEQISKMLAGKVKVAKLNVDENQEIALKYGVRSIPSLVLFKGGKEVGRTVGAAPKEAYVKFIETTLAKA
- a CDS encoding protein translocase SEC61 complex subunit gamma; amino-acid sequence: MIERKVTEIFQTLRLAKKTSKDDYIQHLRLVILGIAAVGGIAFVIKLLAEFVTLGTRGR